In Borrelia hispanica CRI, a single window of DNA contains:
- a CDS encoding DUF759 family protein — SKDLRKLEYESLSKQKNLLSKSSKNILQIATGTAIGQLAAGGIKGAFSGTLGFAKQALEADAIKKRHQAFNLKVFDEDEYNALNKKISDLQGFEREADKELFLRSAAVLKGDLNELGINTKENLNSAVMLAASLKSSGISDNDAISEVSTLLKGEGGSIFKAMSVFKEFGHKYSEQKQMEYERVTSLNNEFDSRINLIKEIHKDLLSTGLTKATSFKEDTSSKVTKITENLNTLTVNALKPLLGILTKLTNWLVEFSFQKSIIEPLKSVFNFSKLTSSIVQGFKDWWNGTDSTKTETDSSVETPH; from the coding sequence TCAAAAGACTTGAGAAAATTAGAATATGAATCACTCTCTAAGCAAAAAAATTTACTAAGTAAAAGTAGTAAAAATATACTTCAAATTGCTACGGGTACTGCTATTGGTCAATTAGCAGCAGGAGGTATAAAAGGAGCTTTTTCAGGCACACTTGGCTTTGCAAAACAAGCTCTTGAGGCTGATGCAATAAAAAAAAGACATCAAGCATTTAACTTAAAAGTCTTTGACGAAGACGAATATAATGCTCTAAATAAAAAAATAAGTGACCTGCAAGGATTTGAACGAGAAGCTGATAAGGAATTGTTTTTACGTTCTGCTGCTGTTCTTAAGGGTGATCTCAATGAATTAGGTATTAATACAAAAGAAAATCTAAATTCAGCTGTTATGCTTGCTGCAAGTCTTAAATCTAGTGGTATTAGTGATAATGATGCTATTTCAGAAGTTTCAACACTACTAAAAGGTGAAGGAGGCTCTATTTTTAAAGCTATGAGTGTCTTTAAAGAATTTGGTCATAAATATAGCGAACAAAAACAAATGGAATATGAACGCGTTACATCATTAAATAATGAATTTGATTCACGAATAAACTTAATCAAAGAAATACATAAAGATTTACTATCAACTGGTCTCACAAAAGCTACTTCTTTTAAAGAAGATACTAGTAGTAAAGTTACAAAAATTACTGAAAACCTAAACACACTTACCGTTAATGCACTCAAACCACTACTTGGCATATTAACCAAATTAACAAATTGGTTAGTGGAATTTAGTTTTCAGAAAAGTATTATTGAACCATTAAAATCAGTGTTCAATTTCTCTAAATTAACATCAAGTATTGTACAAGGTTTTAAAGACTGGTGGAACGGCACAGATTCTACTAAAACTGAAACTGACAGTAGCGTAGAAACACCTCATTAG
- a CDS encoding DUF792 family protein: MNSFQITNLIKEIVTQTLSLFVHDNFIVLFPRMDFKGLGYVPQLFFIKPKNELINITYNTSCSKRPIINYYTRKAEYVSYNPILNSEIISLNSGVLTSFYKEIIEDLQASIFGSAILQYDSHLVKAQFRNRIEAGVPFSAFSPAFGIKEAVTLTSVTLKDTPNIDEVEVSLTMEVAKTFTTSEDKG, from the coding sequence ATGAATTCATTTCAAATTACTAACTTGATCAAAGAAATAGTCACACAAACACTTAGTTTGTTCGTACACGATAATTTTATAGTTCTATTCCCAAGAATGGACTTCAAAGGATTAGGATATGTTCCACAATTGTTCTTCATAAAACCTAAAAACGAACTTATAAACATAACTTATAACACTTCATGCTCAAAACGTCCTATTATTAATTACTACACTAGAAAAGCCGAGTATGTAAGTTATAATCCAATACTAAACAGTGAAATTATTAGCCTAAATTCTGGTGTTCTAACCAGTTTCTATAAGGAAATAATTGAAGATCTTCAAGCATCTATTTTTGGCTCTGCAATACTACAATATGACAGTCATTTAGTCAAAGCTCAATTTAGAAATAGAATCGAAGCCGGAGTACCTTTTAGTGCTTTTAGTCCAGCTTTTGGCATAAAAGAAGCAGTAACATTAACTTCTGTCACACTCAAAGACACTCCAAATATTGATGAAGTTGAAGTAAGTCTCACTATGGAAGTTGCCAAAACTTTTACTACTTCAGAAGATAAAGGATAA